In a genomic window of Tissierella sp. Yu-01:
- a CDS encoding CopG family transcriptional regulator, which translates to MTEVNHMLPMIKESNSDEMIESLVLYLKENRDIFESLKCGYCEMSQINLALAELGLEEDMLDLNRYEARLGCESS; encoded by the coding sequence ATGACGGAAGTAAACCACATGCTTCCAATGATAAAAGAAAGTAATTCTGATGAAATGATAGAGTCTTTAGTCCTCTATTTAAAAGAGAATCGCGATATTTTCGAAAGCTTAAAATGTGGGTATTGCGAAATGAGTCAAATAAATTTAGCCCTCGCAGAGTTGGGATTGGAAGAAGATATGCTCGATCTGAATAGATATGAAGCTAGATTAGGGTGTGAGTCATCGTGA
- a CDS encoding NAD(P)H-hydrate dehydratase yields MKTGVDIVKIKRIKDILGRNQPGFYRKVFTEREIEYIESKNNDPKTVAGIFASKEAVSKLIGTGIGYISWKDIEILHNKKNRPYISLNQKLSNMLSLLNLNSIDLSISHEDDYAIAFAVGYKGDSSFSVPDDIQDIITRRDSNTHKGTYGRVGIIAGSTGMTGAAYLSSIAALRSGSGLVYSIVPSDLVDIMSIKLTEVIVKGYNDKMECLELINSMDGLVLGPGLGQGEDIKGLVRDILSQYKGPIVLDADGINAIDDYRILSDRTGITVITPHPGELARLLNEDIKEIQEHRIFYSKYTSNKYNVIIVLKGNETIIIDDDMLYKNNTGNPGMATAGSGDVLAGMVISFICQGIDPYKACKLAVYSHGLAGDMAKEEKGEYGLIASDILNNIPKALNVIQY; encoded by the coding sequence TTGAAAACTGGCGTTGATATTGTTAAAATTAAGAGAATAAAGGATATACTAGGCAGAAATCAACCTGGGTTTTATAGGAAAGTCTTCACAGAGCGGGAAATTGAATATATAGAAAGCAAAAATAATGATCCCAAAACTGTTGCTGGGATATTTGCAAGTAAAGAAGCAGTGAGTAAATTAATAGGAACAGGTATTGGTTATATCAGTTGGAAGGATATTGAAATACTACATAATAAAAAAAATAGACCATATATATCCTTGAATCAAAAGCTAAGTAATATGTTAAGCCTATTAAATTTGAATTCTATAGACCTTTCCATCTCTCATGAAGATGACTATGCGATTGCTTTTGCAGTTGGTTATAAGGGTGATAGTTCCTTTTCAGTACCAGATGATATACAGGATATTATTACAAGACGGGATAGTAATACACATAAAGGCACATATGGAAGAGTAGGCATTATAGCAGGTAGCACGGGAATGACTGGAGCTGCATATCTATCCTCAATAGCAGCCCTTAGGAGTGGTTCAGGTCTTGTTTACTCCATTGTACCAAGTGATTTAGTTGATATAATGTCCATTAAATTAACTGAAGTTATTGTGAAAGGGTATAATGATAAAATGGAGTGCTTAGAGCTAATAAATAGTATGGATGGCTTGGTTCTTGGACCTGGATTAGGACAGGGAGAGGATATAAAGGGATTGGTAAGGGATATCTTATCTCAATATAAGGGCCCAATAGTACTTGATGCAGATGGCATAAATGCAATAGATGATTATAGAATTTTATCTGATAGGACTGGTATTACTGTTATTACACCACATCCTGGTGAATTAGCTAGATTACTAAATGAGGACATAAAAGAAATCCAAGAACATAGAATTTTCTATTCTAAATATACCAGTAATAAATATAATGTAATAATCGTGTTAAAAGGTAATGAAACAATAATTATAGATGATGATATGTTATATAAAAACAATACTGGTAATCCTGGTATGGCTACAGCTGGTTCAGGAGATGTACTAGCAGGAATGGTAATAAGTTTTATATGTCAAGGGATTGACCCCTATAAAGCATGTAAGCTGGCAGTCTATAGTCATGGATTAGCTGGAGATATGGCTAAAGAAGAAAAGGGAGAATATGGATTAATCGCAAGCGATATATTAAATAATATTCCGAAAGCATTAAATGTAATTCAATATTAA
- the alr gene encoding alanine racemase, with protein MDTFSEVRPVWLEINMDNLISNYNEIRRMVNPNTMIMAVIKANAYGHGSIELAKMYEQIGADRLAVSIITEAVELRKAGIKIPIHLLNYTPDENLDLVVDNDNIIQGIYRFEDAKLLSKVAIKKDKKVKIHIKIDTGMGRIGFLPNEESIDEIIRINELPNIEIEGIFTHFARADQVDRPFTKLQYDRFNWIVKELEDKGLQFKIKHVSNSASVLAFPEYNLDMVRPGIILFGYYPSDDVNKENTKLKPAMTLKAKISNVKVVPKDTGISYNHIYFTEKETVIATIPIGYADGYSRMLSGKSFVCIKNKRVPIVGRICMDQMMIDVTGIDDVKIGDEVVLFGHDNDNYPHVEELASLLGTVNYEIICVTGRRLPRVYIKDNEIISIKDYLVD; from the coding sequence ATGGACACCTTTAGTGAAGTAAGACCTGTATGGCTCGAAATCAACATGGATAATTTAATTAGTAATTATAATGAGATACGTAGAATGGTAAATCCAAATACAATGATCATGGCAGTCATTAAGGCAAATGCATATGGACATGGATCTATTGAATTAGCTAAGATGTACGAGCAAATTGGAGCTGATAGGTTGGCAGTATCAATAATTACTGAGGCAGTTGAGCTAAGAAAAGCAGGCATAAAAATACCAATACATTTACTAAACTATACTCCTGATGAAAATTTAGACTTAGTTGTCGATAATGATAATATAATTCAAGGAATATACAGATTTGAGGATGCAAAATTATTATCTAAGGTAGCAATAAAAAAAGATAAAAAAGTAAAAATTCATATAAAGATAGATACCGGAATGGGCAGAATAGGTTTTTTACCTAATGAGGAATCTATAGATGAGATAATTAGAATAAATGAATTACCTAATATAGAAATAGAAGGAATATTTACTCATTTTGCAAGGGCTGACCAGGTAGATAGACCGTTTACTAAACTTCAATATGATAGATTCAATTGGATAGTTAAGGAGTTGGAGGATAAAGGCTTACAATTTAAAATAAAGCATGTATCAAATTCGGCTTCTGTGTTAGCATTCCCTGAATATAATTTGGATATGGTAAGACCAGGGATTATATTATTTGGTTATTATCCTTCCGATGATGTAAATAAGGAGAACACAAAGTTAAAACCAGCAATGACTTTGAAGGCTAAGATTTCTAATGTTAAGGTAGTGCCTAAGGATACAGGCATTAGCTATAATCATATATATTTTACAGAAAAGGAAACGGTAATAGCTACTATTCCTATAGGATATGCAGATGGATATAGCAGAATGCTAAGTGGTAAAAGCTTTGTGTGTATAAAAAATAAAAGGGTACCAATAGTAGGAAGAATATGTATGGATCAAATGATGATTGATGTTACAGGCATAGATGATGTTAAAATAGGAGATGAGGTAGTTTTATTTGGACATGATAATGATAATTATCCTCATGTAGAAGAGTTAGCATCTCTTTTAGGTACCGTGAACTATGAAATTATATGCGTGACGGGTAGAAGATTACCTAGAGTATATATTAAGGATAATGAAATTATAAGTATTAAGGATTATCTAGTAGATTAG